In a single window of the Methanolobus psychrophilus R15 genome:
- a CDS encoding sodium/hydrogen exchanger: MLFELPFTDSVLIFAIAMFVFLTTPLLLNRYRLPGIIGIIIVGTIIGPNSLNLLERSETIVLFGEIGVIYLMFIAGLEININKFIEKMDRSFVFGFLSFIIPQAAGTLIGVYTIGMSLPTALLFASIFASHTLLAYPVARRLGIVKDEAITATIGGTILTDTLALLVLAVVISSGEEAIDMQFWAQLAIGLIIFFVAVWTIVPRLSRWFFSNLTDESYFEFLFVMTVMFTCAYFSRVVGVEPIIGAFLAGLVLNRLIPNTGVLMNRIEFIGNAFFIPFFLLSVGMLVDVTIFFEEGNNLMLALWLIFLVLITKIAAAWLTGRIYGYNINQVMSMFGLSVGQAAAALAIVIIGFDAGLFDQNMINGTIVMILVIGIVSPIIVERYGTKMALSDQAPSAPPETPQRILVPFSVQSIYKKELLDLAIMIRAKDSEEPLHALCVVSPSSEPDRKVAQAEKMLEDLTAYTSCAEVPMTTHVGLNYNIASGIIRATTENRISTIIMGWEEDRSLTESVVGSITEQVSGRIKKMLLLSHIETPLCNTQNITVLLPTSIYYNPGIYEVLEVIIRLAEETGSNVMAIVVEDYPERYEDLFNAMKPAVKVNFMRVEGWKNVLKVLRTKAESKSELIIYIKAYKNTPGWQHELNELPNTTYSLSRGNLIIVRPATTEKVNDMKFLRIE, from the coding sequence ATGCTATTCGAGCTTCCGTTTACCGATTCAGTGCTTATATTTGCCATTGCTATGTTTGTCTTTCTGACTACTCCTTTATTGCTTAATAGATATAGGCTTCCTGGCATCATAGGAATAATTATTGTAGGTACAATTATTGGGCCAAACTCATTGAACTTGCTGGAACGCAGTGAAACAATTGTCCTGTTTGGCGAGATTGGGGTTATCTATCTGATGTTCATCGCCGGATTGGAGATAAACATCAACAAGTTTATTGAGAAAATGGATCGAAGCTTTGTTTTTGGTTTTCTCTCATTCATAATTCCCCAAGCTGCAGGTACATTGATCGGCGTGTACACTATTGGTATGTCACTGCCCACAGCACTCCTTTTTGCATCCATCTTTGCTTCGCATACTCTGCTTGCCTATCCTGTTGCAAGGCGGCTAGGTATAGTAAAGGACGAAGCTATTACGGCTACCATAGGAGGCACTATACTTACAGATACCCTGGCACTTCTGGTCCTTGCAGTTGTCATTTCATCTGGAGAGGAAGCTATAGACATGCAATTCTGGGCACAACTTGCTATAGGACTTATCATTTTCTTTGTCGCTGTCTGGACAATAGTACCACGCCTTTCCAGGTGGTTCTTCAGCAACCTCACAGATGAGAGCTATTTCGAGTTCCTTTTTGTAATGACAGTGATGTTCACATGTGCCTATTTCTCACGGGTTGTAGGTGTGGAACCGATCATAGGTGCATTCCTTGCAGGCCTCGTGCTCAACAGACTAATCCCAAATACCGGAGTACTTATGAACAGGATCGAGTTCATAGGCAATGCCTTTTTCATACCTTTCTTTCTGCTGTCAGTAGGAATGCTTGTTGATGTCACTATTTTCTTTGAAGAAGGAAATAATCTGATGCTAGCACTTTGGCTCATTTTCCTTGTGCTCATAACAAAGATAGCAGCGGCATGGTTGACTGGAAGAATTTACGGGTATAACATCAATCAGGTAATGAGCATGTTCGGGCTGTCAGTGGGTCAGGCAGCTGCCGCCCTTGCGATTGTGATTATTGGATTCGATGCAGGGCTCTTTGACCAGAATATGATAAATGGGACCATCGTGATGATCCTTGTTATTGGAATTGTAAGCCCCATCATTGTAGAGCGATATGGGACTAAAATGGCCCTCTCTGACCAGGCACCTTCTGCTCCCCCCGAGACACCTCAGCGAATACTTGTGCCCTTTTCAGTGCAATCCATCTACAAGAAGGAACTGCTTGATCTGGCCATAATGATAAGAGCGAAGGATTCAGAGGAACCATTACATGCACTTTGTGTAGTAAGTCCTTCTTCGGAACCCGACAGAAAGGTAGCACAGGCCGAGAAAATGCTGGAAGACTTAACAGCTTATACTTCTTGTGCCGAGGTGCCGATGACTACCCATGTCGGCTTAAATTACAACATAGCGTCGGGGATAATCCGGGCAACAACAGAGAACAGAATATCAACAATTATCATGGGTTGGGAAGAGGACCGTTCATTAACTGAAAGCGTAGTAGGTTCCATTACTGAGCAAGTGTCCGGCAGGATTAAGAAAATGCTGCTGCTCTCTCACATCGAAACTCCTCTTTGCAATACACAGAATATAACAGTGCTACTGCCCACAAGTATCTATTATAATCCTGGAATCTACGAAGTTCTAGAAGTAATTATAAGATTGGCAGAAGAGACCGGGTCAAACGTCATGGCAATTGTCGTAGAAGACTACCCTGAAAGGTATGAAGATCTTTTCAATGCCATGAAACCTGCTGTGAAGGTTAACTTCATGAGAGTAGAGGGCTGGAAAAATGTGTTGAAGGTGTTGCGCACAAAAGCTGAGAGCAAGAGTGAACTTATTATTTATATCAAAGCTTACAAAAACACACCCGGATGGCAACATGAGCTTAATGAGCTCCCGAACACGACTTATTCCCTCTCTAGGGGTAACCTCATAATAGTACGCCCTGCAACTACTGAAAAAGTGAATGACATGAAATTCCTTCGTATTGAATAA
- a CDS encoding pyruvoyl-dependent arginine decarboxylase: MAPKRAFLTKGFGVHKDRLASFELALRAAQIEKYNLVTVSSILPPNCKIVSKEEGLSEIAAGEIVHCVLARNDTNEPHRLVSAAVGTAVPVNEKNYGYISEHHSYGEDETKAGEYAEDLAATMLATTLGVEFDVDSAWHEREQVYKASGHIIDTTHYCQTAHGDAEGKWTTVVAALVFIE, from the coding sequence ATGGCACCTAAAAGAGCATTTTTGACTAAAGGTTTTGGAGTACATAAGGACAGGTTGGCATCTTTTGAGTTGGCTTTAAGGGCTGCACAAATTGAGAAATATAACCTCGTTACTGTTTCCAGTATACTCCCCCCCAACTGCAAAATAGTATCAAAGGAGGAAGGACTTAGCGAGATAGCAGCCGGCGAGATAGTACACTGTGTTCTGGCACGCAATGATACAAATGAGCCGCATAGGTTAGTTTCAGCTGCAGTAGGCACAGCAGTTCCTGTGAATGAGAAGAACTATGGCTACATATCCGAACACCACTCCTACGGTGAAGATGAGACTAAGGCAGGAGAGTATGCAGAAGACCTGGCAGCAACAATGCTGGCAACAACTCTTGGTGTTGAGTTTGATGTTGATTCAGCCTGGCACGAGAGAGAGCAGGTGTACAAGGCAAGTGGTCACATCATCGACACAACACACTACTGCCAGACAGCCCATGGCGATGCTGAAGGCAAGTGGACGACTGTGGTAGCTGCCCTGGTATTTATCGAGTAA